GTAGAATTGGCGGCAGTCCTTCATGTCTCTCCTCCCGTGACGTCGCGACGGATGCCCGACGAGTTTCCTACCCGAGCCGGCGAGCCGCCGCCAGGGGTGCACCAAGGCTCCGGCTGGCGCGCCGCTTTGACATCCCGTCCCGCTCTTTGCTACCGGGGCGGGCGGGGATGGGAGCCGAGGGGCGGCGTCCGAGGAAGCGCCGGCGCGGACCCGCGACCGCCGCGCCGCATCTCGAGACGCTCCTCTGGCGGGTCGGCATCCGGCACGTCGCGGGCGTGGACGAGGTGGGCATGGGACCGCTCGCCGGCCCCGTGGTGGCGGCCGCGGTCGTCTTCCCGCCCGGCACGCGCCTCGACGGCGTCGCCGACTCCAAGGTCCTGACCGCCGCTCTGCGCGAGCGGCTCGACGTCGAGATCCGCCGCCGCGCGGTCGCCGTCGGCATCGGCGTGGTCGAGCCCGACGAGATCGACCGCGTCAACATCTATCGCGCCGGGCTCGCCGCCTGCCGGCGGGCGCTCGAGGCGCTGCCGCTCGTGCCGGGCTTCGTGCTCGTCGACGGGCGCGAGATCCCCGACCTCCCCATGCCGCAGAGCGCCTATCCGAAGGGCGACGCGTTCGTGTGCTCGATCGCCGCGGCCTCGATCGTCGCCAAGGTCCATCGCGACGCACTCATGCGCGCGCTCGATGCGCGCTTCCCCGGCTACGGCTTCGCGCGCCACATGGGCTATTCGACGCGCGCCCACTTCGCGGCCATCCGCGCGCTCGGCCCCTCGCCCATCCACCGCCGCTCCTTCGCGCCGGTGCGGGCCGCCGCACGCGGTGAGGCGGATCCACAGCTCGCGCTGGGTCCGCTCCTCGCCGCCGACTGACGCGTCGCGGGCGGGCAGCGCGGGGGGCGTTTCGCCCGACTACGTCCTCGGTGAGGGAGGTGGAGTGCCTGACACTGCGACCTCGCGATCGAAGACGTGCTGCTCATGCCGCCACCAGGCGACCGCAAGCACCATCGCCAGCACGAGCCCAATCTGCACGCCAGACGGAACCGAGCTCAAGGGCAGGTCCCCCCGCCGGTCCAACACGCCGAGTCCCCAGTTGACGAGCAGCACCGCGTAGAACGCCGCCTCGCCCTTTCGGCCCGAGGCCGCGAATGCGCGCGATCTCACGGCGCCGGTGAACGTCATTATCTTTGATGGCCAGCGCGAGCGGGATCATGACGAGGAGAAACAGCAGCAGGAACAGCGCGCAGGCCGCTGCTCTGAGGGGGGTGAGGGCCCACATGAGGACGGCCACGAGGGTGAGGGGCAAGGCGACACGTGTCGCGACCATGGGGAGCCAGGCGGCGGACATCACTCGAGCTTCCGCCCACTCGCGCCAGCGTTCAGCGGGGCGCACGCCGAGCAGGTGGAACCTCAGCCTCGCCGACAGCGGCGGTCGCGTACCCACAAACCCATGCTAACGGCCGGTCGGCGCTTTTACTAACGCCGGGAACGCCTATAATCGGTTTCGACCCCCATGGACGCGACCCTGCTCCTCGACCTCTATCGGCAGATGTGCCTCTCCCGGCGCTTCGAGGAGGCCGCGGCGAAGGCGTACTCGCAGGGGAAGGTGAGCGGCTTCCTCCACCTCTACATCGGGCAGGAGGCGGTCGCGGTGGGCGCCATCTCGGCGGCGGAGCCGACCGACTACATCGTCGCGACGTATCGCGAGCACGCGCACTACCTCGCGCGCACCGGTGACGCGCGCGGCGCGATGGCCGAGCTCTACGGGTGCGCGACCGGCTGCAGCGGCGGGCGCGGCGGCTCGATGCACCTCTTCGCCGCCGCCAAGCGCTTCTTCGGCGGCTGGGCGATCGTCGGCGGCCACGTGCCGATCGCGGCCGGCGTGGCGTTCGGGAGCAAGTACCGCGGCGAGCCGGACGTGACCCTCTGCTTCTTCGGCGACGGCACGGCCAACATGGGCGCCTTCCACGAGGGCCTCGCGCTGGCCGGGCTCT
This DNA window, taken from Deltaproteobacteria bacterium, encodes the following:
- the pdhA gene encoding pyruvate dehydrogenase (acetyl-transferring) E1 component subunit alpha, coding for MDATLLLDLYRQMCLSRRFEEAAAKAYSQGKVSGFLHLYIGQEAVAVGAISAAEPTDYIVATYREHAHYLARTGDARGAMAELYGCATGCSGGRGGSMHLFAAAKRFFGGWAIVGGHVPIAAGVAFGSKYRGEPDVTLCFFGDGTANMGAFHEGLALAGLWKLPVVFICENNQYAMGTPLYRTLSVEDVAVRARGYPMEAEIVNGDDVLEMREAVRHAISRARKDSLPFFLEAKTYRFRGHSVADPAKYRTKEEVQKWMERDPIGILAGRIRTLGIATDEQLRAVDDEAKAQVQDAVRFAEESPAPAPETVEEHVYA
- a CDS encoding ribonuclease HII, yielding MGAEGRRPRKRRRGPATAAPHLETLLWRVGIRHVAGVDEVGMGPLAGPVVAAAVVFPPGTRLDGVADSKVLTAALRERLDVEIRRRAVAVGIGVVEPDEIDRVNIYRAGLAACRRALEALPLVPGFVLVDGREIPDLPMPQSAYPKGDAFVCSIAAASIVAKVHRDALMRALDARFPGYGFARHMGYSTRAHFAAIRALGPSPIHRRSFAPVRAAARGEADPQLALGPLLAAD